The Myxococcales bacterium genomic interval CGGAACTCCGCTGTGAGGGGAATCTCCTGGGGGAGCGGGCGGCCCTGCTTGAGGGCCAGAGCGGCGCCGAGCCAGGTGTGAAACTCCCACATCCACAGCATCCAGGGCAGAGCCGCCCCGCCAGCAAGCGCCTGTCGCACCTCTGTGTGCCTGCGCTCGAGTTCGGAAAGGCGAAGGCGGTCGAGCTCGCGAAGACACCCGGGAAAAGCCGCCGCCAGCGCCTTGAGCGTCGGCTTCACCCCCGCCAGGTCGAAGGGCCTCGTCTCGTCACGGGTGGCCCGCAGGCGCACCAGGCTTAGGTACTTCGTCTCGAGCGCCTCGAGCGCCGCGCGGGGTGGTGAGCTGGCGTCCGTGGCTCCGCCGTCTTGCCCCGTCGGCAGCGTCACGGCGCCCCCGGGCTCACGCGGGCCGGCTGCCCTTGTGGCGAGGGTCTTTGCCCTTGACCGCGAAGATGACCATCTCGGCCAGGTTCGTGGCGTGGTCGCCGATGCGTTCGATGTATTTTGCAATCGACTGAAGCCGCGTGGCGCGGGAGATGTTCTTTGCGTCTTCCATCATGTAAGTGAGCAGCTCGCGGAAGATCTGGTGGTAATAGGCATCCACCGTTTCGTCGCGGTTGATGATGTCTTCGGCCTGCGAATCGTCGCCCGCCACGAAGGCGTCGAGCGCGTCGTGAACCATGCTCATGGCCACTTCGGCCATCTTGGGCAAATCGACGTAGGGCTTGAGCGGCGGCTCCTCGTTCAGCTCGATCACGCGTTCACAGATGTTCACGCCCAAATCCCCGATGCGTTCGAGGTCGGTGACCAGCTTCATCGTGATGGTGATCTGGCGAAGGTCGGAGGCCACCGGCTGACGGCGTGCCAGAATCTGCAGGCAGAGCTGGTCGATCGCGAGCTCGAGGCGGTTCACCTCGCGATCAGCCGCGATCATGCGCTTGGCGAGCTCGCTGTCCCGCGTGAGGAGGGCGTCTATGGCGCTCTTGATGAGCTGTTCCACCTTCGCGCCCATGAGCAAAATGCGCTCACGCAGCCTCTGCAACTCGTCTTCGTACTCGCGGCTCGTATGCCTTCGGTTCACAACCCCTAACTTTAGCCGATGGCAGCAGGGGCCCGGGAAAAATTCGCGTTTCGAGAGCCGCAGCGGGGGTGGGGCGGGAGCCGTCAGCCGAGCGAGTCTTCGGGGTTGGTCGGCGAAGGCATGGCGTCGGTGCGGGCCCGCGGCAAGCGCAGCGTAAACGTCGTGCCTTTGCCCACGACACTCGCCACCGTGGTGGTACCGCCCATGGCCTCCGTGAGGTGCTTGACGATCGAGAGCCCGAGGCCCGTGCCCCCCTTCGAGCGGGAGCGGCCCGGATCGATCCGGTAAAACC includes:
- the phoU gene encoding phosphate signaling complex protein PhoU, with the translated sequence MNRRHTSREYEDELQRLRERILLMGAKVEQLIKSAIDALLTRDSELAKRMIAADREVNRLELAIDQLCLQILARRQPVASDLRQITITMKLVTDLERIGDLGVNICERVIELNEEPPLKPYVDLPKMAEVAMSMVHDALDAFVAGDDSQAEDIINRDETVDAYYHQIFRELLTYMMEDAKNISRATRLQSIAKYIERIGDHATNLAEMVIFAVKGKDPRHKGSRPA